The following are encoded in a window of Corynebacterium argentoratense DSM 44202 genomic DNA:
- a CDS encoding gamma carbonic anhydrase family protein: MQPGNPSQPLIIPINGHTPKIHPTAWIAPNATIIGDVEIGPDSSVFYGCVLRGDIGPIRIGARTNIQDNSTMHVDADAPCILGDDVTVGHMALLHGTTVGNGTLVGMKATLLSHSVVGEGALVAAGAVVLEHGEVPDRTLAAGVPAKVCRELSAEESQAFIPHAGRYVETARMHAQQLADMASGVQEVEH; this comes from the coding sequence ATGCAGCCCGGAAACCCCAGCCAGCCGTTGATCATCCCTATCAACGGACACACCCCAAAAATCCACCCCACCGCGTGGATCGCCCCCAATGCAACCATCATCGGAGATGTAGAAATCGGCCCCGATTCCAGCGTCTTCTACGGATGCGTGTTGCGCGGCGACATCGGCCCGATCAGAATCGGCGCCCGCACGAACATTCAGGACAATTCCACCATGCACGTCGATGCAGACGCCCCCTGCATTCTGGGAGATGACGTGACCGTTGGGCATATGGCATTACTGCACGGCACCACGGTGGGTAACGGCACTCTGGTGGGCATGAAGGCCACGTTGCTCTCCCACAGTGTTGTGGGCGAAGGTGCCCTTGTGGCGGCGGGTGCAGTCGTGCTCGAGCATGGTGAAGTTCCCGACCGTACTCTTGCCGCTGGGGTGCCGGCGAAGGTCTGCAGGGAACTCAGCGCCGAGGAATCCCAGGCGTTCATCCCCCACGCAGGCCGCTACGTGGAGACCGCACGCATGCATGCCCAACAGTTGGCCGACATGGCGTCGGGCGTTCAGGAGGTAGAACATTGA
- a CDS encoding TIGR00730 family Rossman fold protein, giving the protein MSIIADGRVTLRPMEASDVALRQRAMDSNNDLRDRSFSEEEVAGFTSFVPQRGDYGVVALSGDDVAGVAWVTFGLAHGRSASAQRMPDLVTYVDEAFSDRGIGSELAGVIVQHAREVGLPGVRIAIEETNPARRYYARKGFESTEAETMVLYVRAPISRVAVYCGSARGARGDYWDMAETLGQQLADRGIELVYGGGGVGLMGAVGTAVVDAGGVAYGVMPRELVDREMAHPRLTRLEVVESMAERKTRMEELADAFIALPGGVGTLEEFFQAFTGQTLGQHQKPLALINASGFYQPLVDALQRMVDEGFIQQKYLDSLIVESTIDAVFERLEAWRAPGTKWD; this is encoded by the coding sequence TTGAGCATCATCGCCGACGGGCGTGTCACCCTGCGCCCCATGGAGGCCTCGGATGTGGCGTTGCGGCAGCGCGCCATGGACAGCAATAATGATCTGCGAGATCGCTCTTTTAGTGAGGAGGAGGTCGCAGGGTTTACCTCCTTCGTTCCTCAAAGGGGAGATTATGGTGTCGTGGCGTTGTCGGGTGATGACGTCGCGGGGGTTGCGTGGGTCACGTTCGGTCTCGCGCACGGGCGCTCGGCATCTGCCCAGCGTATGCCCGACTTAGTGACCTATGTAGACGAGGCTTTTTCGGATCGTGGGATTGGCAGCGAGCTAGCAGGCGTCATAGTTCAGCATGCCCGCGAGGTAGGGCTGCCCGGTGTGCGGATTGCGATCGAGGAGACCAACCCTGCCCGCCGTTACTATGCGCGCAAGGGTTTCGAGTCCACCGAGGCAGAAACAATGGTGCTCTACGTCCGCGCCCCAATTTCTCGGGTGGCTGTGTACTGCGGCAGTGCACGCGGCGCCCGCGGCGACTACTGGGACATGGCGGAAACACTGGGCCAGCAGTTGGCTGATCGTGGCATCGAGCTGGTGTACGGCGGCGGCGGGGTTGGCCTGATGGGGGCCGTCGGTACCGCCGTCGTCGATGCCGGGGGAGTCGCCTACGGTGTGATGCCCCGCGAGCTCGTCGACCGAGAGATGGCACACCCCCGGCTGACTCGCCTCGAAGTGGTGGAATCCATGGCGGAACGCAAAACCCGCATGGAGGAGCTAGCGGACGCGTTCATCGCATTGCCCGGCGGCGTGGGCACCTTGGAGGAATTCTTCCAGGCCTTCACCGGCCAAACGCTGGGCCAACACCAGAAACCATTGGCGCTGATCAATGCCTCCGGTTTCTACCAGCCGCTGGTTGATGCGCTGCAACGCATGGTCGACGAGGGCTTCATCCAGCAAAAATACTTGGATAGCTTGATCGTGGAATCAACTATTGACGCCGTGTTCGAACGCCTGGAAGCATGGCGCGCGCCGGGCACCAAGTGGGACTAG
- a CDS encoding AbrB family transcriptional regulator has translation MTDDLHPARLMRSAGMWGVILALSVLFGLVLQRLHVPAAWILAAIIASALVAAVTHREIEQNRHYFTFVRSIIAVIAAQPIVESAPGDLLQFILPGIFATVVTLSIGVVGGLALHRTQPEISQESGILSMLAGGASLMPPLAKELGADVNFVLLTQYLRLLTVSISLPLLAPLMGLTHDVAGRTHPAPTVAGLVVLAVVLLVGEPLGKLLRLPAPAILGPMFLTVAIAWTVTALNVGDTATFSVTIPQPIRILAFMSIGWMAGGGLNMQALRRITRLLPAIFLFITVLMAGCAATAWVLSQWLSISFLDAYLATSPGGLETVLALSDEAQSGAVVAATQVIRVIGVLGIAGWLPQIIRAITRTRN, from the coding sequence ATGACCGACGATCTGCACCCGGCACGCCTCATGCGTAGTGCTGGGATGTGGGGCGTGATCCTGGCCCTGTCGGTGCTGTTTGGCCTGGTGTTGCAGCGCCTCCACGTTCCTGCCGCGTGGATTCTGGCGGCGATCATCGCCTCCGCATTGGTCGCGGCCGTCACCCACCGCGAGATCGAGCAAAACCGCCACTATTTCACCTTTGTCCGCAGCATCATCGCTGTCATCGCGGCCCAACCGATCGTAGAATCCGCACCCGGTGACCTGCTGCAATTCATCCTCCCCGGGATTTTCGCGACGGTGGTGACTTTGTCGATCGGCGTGGTCGGTGGCTTGGCTTTGCACCGTACACAACCGGAGATCAGCCAGGAATCCGGCATTTTGTCGATGCTTGCCGGTGGCGCATCCCTCATGCCACCGCTGGCGAAGGAACTGGGCGCGGACGTCAACTTTGTGCTGCTCACCCAGTATCTTCGGCTGCTCACGGTCTCGATTTCGCTACCACTGTTGGCACCTCTGATGGGATTGACTCATGACGTCGCGGGGCGTACTCACCCCGCACCCACTGTCGCTGGGCTGGTGGTTCTGGCCGTTGTTCTCTTAGTCGGTGAGCCCTTGGGCAAGCTCTTACGTTTGCCGGCTCCCGCCATCCTTGGTCCGATGTTCCTCACAGTGGCTATCGCGTGGACTGTAACTGCCCTCAACGTTGGTGACACAGCAACCTTCAGTGTGACTATCCCCCAGCCCATCCGCATCCTCGCTTTTATGAGTATCGGTTGGATGGCTGGCGGCGGGCTCAACATGCAGGCGTTGCGCCGCATCACCCGGCTTCTTCCAGCGATTTTTTTGTTCATCACGGTGCTGATGGCGGGCTGTGCGGCCACCGCCTGGGTGCTGTCGCAGTGGTTATCGATCAGCTTCCTCGATGCGTATCTCGCAACCTCCCCCGGCGGGTTAGAGACCGTGCTGGCGCTCTCGGACGAGGCACAGTCCGGGGCTGTCGTTGCAGCAACTCAGGTGATCCGCGTGATCGGAGTGCTGGGTATCGCAGGGTGGTTGCCGCAGATCATCAGGGCAATCACCCGCACACGCAACTAG
- a CDS encoding dihydrolipoyl dehydrogenase family protein, giving the protein MSSTPSNTAEQTYDVIVVGFGKAGKTIAMKRAKAGDRVALIERDPNMYGGTCINIGCVPTKKLLTQAHAHELVVEATGESNHADALKSAEDARDAFIAKLNAANLKMAETAGVTVITGQARFTSPKQVEVTGGDDRLELSAETIIINTGAATFLPPIPGIDGPRVHTSTSIQHIDRPDNLVIVGGGPIGMEFATLFSAYGTKVTVLDGAERAFIRNDEDVAEVAAQIMNDRGVIITANAQVEKLEDTGNGVAVTYRDVTNDANKTINADVVLVAVGRKPATEGLGLEDSGIELTERGAVKVDEHCRTNIDGVYAAGDVNGGPQFTYISFDDHRVIMHDRWGVGPARTTEGRIIPTTTFMEPPLATVGMSLKEAKDSGRELSVRTKMIAGIPILPRPKIVGQPAGIARLIVDANSDEILGASLLCIDAQELINTVAVAMRAGMTATEFVEGIYTHPATSEVFNALG; this is encoded by the coding sequence ATGAGCAGCACCCCAAGCAACACCGCTGAGCAAACCTACGACGTCATTGTCGTGGGTTTCGGCAAAGCCGGCAAAACCATCGCCATGAAGCGCGCTAAGGCCGGCGACCGCGTCGCACTCATCGAACGCGACCCCAACATGTACGGCGGCACCTGCATCAACATCGGTTGCGTGCCCACCAAGAAGCTCCTCACCCAGGCACACGCGCATGAACTCGTTGTCGAAGCCACTGGCGAGAGCAACCACGCGGACGCACTGAAGTCCGCCGAAGACGCACGCGACGCCTTCATCGCCAAACTCAACGCAGCGAACCTCAAGATGGCAGAAACCGCCGGCGTCACAGTCATCACTGGGCAAGCCCGCTTCACCAGCCCTAAGCAGGTGGAAGTCACCGGCGGCGATGATCGCCTCGAGCTCAGTGCCGAGACCATCATCATCAACACCGGCGCCGCCACCTTCCTGCCGCCCATCCCCGGCATCGATGGCCCCCGCGTGCACACTTCCACCAGCATCCAGCACATCGATCGCCCCGACAACCTCGTCATTGTCGGCGGTGGCCCGATCGGCATGGAATTCGCCACGCTGTTCAGCGCCTACGGCACCAAAGTCACCGTCCTCGACGGTGCCGAGCGCGCTTTCATCCGCAATGACGAAGACGTCGCGGAGGTCGCCGCGCAGATCATGAACGACCGCGGCGTCATCATCACCGCAAACGCACAGGTCGAAAAGCTCGAAGACACCGGGAACGGTGTGGCCGTGACCTACCGCGACGTCACCAATGATGCGAACAAAACCATCAACGCTGACGTCGTGCTGGTTGCTGTTGGCCGCAAGCCCGCGACCGAAGGCCTCGGCCTGGAAGATTCAGGCATCGAGCTGACTGAACGCGGCGCCGTGAAGGTCGACGAGCACTGCCGCACCAACATCGACGGCGTTTACGCTGCGGGCGACGTCAACGGTGGGCCGCAGTTCACCTACATTTCCTTCGACGACCACCGCGTCATCATGCACGACCGTTGGGGCGTCGGCCCGGCACGCACCACCGAAGGCCGCATCATCCCGACCACCACGTTCATGGAACCGCCGCTGGCGACCGTAGGCATGAGCCTCAAGGAAGCCAAAGACAGTGGCCGCGAACTGAGCGTGCGCACCAAGATGATCGCAGGCATCCCGATTCTGCCCCGCCCGAAGATCGTCGGCCAGCCGGCAGGCATTGCGCGTCTGATCGTCGACGCTAACAGCGATGAGATCCTTGGAGCCAGCCTGCTGTGCATCGACGCCCAGGAACTCATCAACACTGTGGCTGTGGCGATGCGCGCCGGAATGACCGCCACTGAGTTTGTTGAAGGCATCTACACGCACCCCGCGACGAGCGAAGTGTTCAACGCTCTGGGGTAA
- a CDS encoding phosphatase PAP2 family protein, producing the protein MDTAIYEWFVHHRNDHATTIFTALHHLLQPRNVWLAALFSGFVMAYIHSRRITHTADQTRTTNMENAAGIASTEPRWTEAAWLVIAVSTAQLLSPLLKALFGRERPPLATQLVVETNGSMPSGHVVGVAAIVTAWIFAVMRARQATISFVGYAINCTLGVTAVVLAMVDRLYLGVHWFSDTLAGAVVGTGTVLTVYGVRALLRRARRRSKPAARFAIKNRA; encoded by the coding sequence GTGGACACCGCTATCTACGAGTGGTTCGTACACCACCGCAACGACCACGCCACCACCATCTTCACTGCCCTTCACCACCTGTTACAGCCCCGCAATGTGTGGCTGGCTGCCCTGTTCAGTGGGTTCGTCATGGCCTACATCCACTCCCGCCGCATAACCCACACCGCAGACCAGACACGCACAACAAACATGGAAAACGCAGCGGGAATTGCTTCTACCGAACCGCGGTGGACCGAGGCCGCGTGGCTGGTGATTGCTGTAAGCACGGCACAACTCCTCAGCCCACTGCTGAAGGCATTGTTTGGCAGGGAGCGCCCACCGCTAGCCACACAACTTGTAGTCGAAACGAACGGCTCGATGCCCTCGGGTCACGTCGTAGGCGTTGCTGCTATTGTCACCGCGTGGATCTTTGCTGTCATGCGTGCCCGGCAAGCCACCATCAGTTTCGTGGGTTATGCGATCAACTGCACTCTTGGTGTGACTGCGGTGGTGCTAGCTATGGTTGATCGCCTCTATTTGGGTGTTCATTGGTTCAGCGACACCCTGGCCGGCGCGGTTGTCGGTACCGGCACTGTACTCACTGTCTACGGTGTTCGCGCATTGCTGCGGCGGGCACGGCGTCGGTCAAAGCCAGCTGCGCGCTTCGCTATCAAAAATCGAGCATAG
- a CDS encoding GntP family permease: protein MLIPVLGIITSLAVLLVLAYRGHSVVAVAPIAALVATVMSGAPLLATYTQIFMPALGKFIVSFFPLFIAGAIFGKLMSSSGLAADLAQGISRLFGPKHAMLSVVLATALLTYGGVSAWVVAFTIVPIAMELFHEAGIPKRLMPAALAFGTITFALAALPGSPQVHNVIPTRYFGTDTYAAPIIGLIGTAMMFTMGMAWLQYRIRQLKAAGETYLPEGETDLGPDESKEPFVDPSVDQEPHLPAGHVVTHTNTTSHFDSPSPLPTDTTSHDAAVATHAAPAAGSAAVATSTPDNWKIRGLLGLLPIAVVIGMNYVFVHWIASHMNFDYLADDKFGATKLSSVIGVWSVVVAIVTAIILIFIMRPKMVRNMFNELSDGAKNAILPCFTTASEVGYGAVIASLAVFAAIKSSMFSIDGDALLVGIAATGVISGITGSSSGGLSITLEAFADQLSTMAVEQGISHETLHRLIAMASVCFDSLPHNGAVLTILLVCNMTHKKSYKDIAAVTVVIPLISLAVLVTGVYLLGLGG, encoded by the coding sequence ATGCTTATCCCAGTCCTAGGCATCATCACTTCACTAGCCGTCCTGCTAGTCCTCGCCTACCGCGGGCACAGCGTTGTCGCCGTCGCCCCCATCGCCGCACTCGTCGCAACCGTCATGTCGGGCGCCCCACTGCTGGCCACCTACACCCAAATCTTCATGCCGGCACTCGGGAAGTTCATCGTCAGCTTCTTCCCCCTCTTCATCGCCGGCGCCATCTTCGGCAAGCTCATGTCCTCCTCCGGGCTGGCCGCCGACCTCGCCCAAGGCATTAGCCGCCTCTTCGGCCCCAAGCACGCCATGCTCTCCGTCGTGCTGGCCACCGCCCTACTGACCTACGGTGGAGTGAGTGCCTGGGTCGTCGCCTTCACCATCGTGCCCATCGCCATGGAGCTCTTCCACGAAGCCGGCATCCCCAAGCGACTCATGCCCGCCGCCCTGGCATTCGGCACCATCACCTTCGCCCTCGCAGCCCTGCCCGGCAGCCCCCAGGTGCACAACGTCATCCCCACCCGCTACTTCGGCACCGACACCTACGCTGCCCCCATCATCGGACTCATCGGCACCGCCATGATGTTCACCATGGGCATGGCCTGGCTGCAATACCGCATCCGCCAACTCAAAGCCGCCGGTGAAACCTACCTGCCGGAAGGCGAAACCGACCTCGGCCCCGACGAAAGCAAAGAGCCCTTCGTCGACCCCAGCGTCGACCAAGAACCCCACCTACCCGCCGGACACGTCGTCACCCACACCAACACCACCTCCCACTTCGACTCCCCCTCCCCCCTCCCCACCGACACCACCAGTCATGACGCCGCGGTGGCCACCCACGCCGCACCTGCTGCGGGCAGTGCGGCAGTCGCGACGTCAACACCCGACAACTGGAAAATCCGCGGCCTACTCGGCCTGCTACCCATCGCCGTGGTGATCGGCATGAACTACGTGTTCGTGCACTGGATCGCCAGCCACATGAACTTCGACTACCTCGCCGACGACAAGTTCGGCGCCACCAAGCTGTCCTCCGTCATCGGCGTGTGGTCCGTGGTGGTTGCAATCGTCACCGCCATCATCCTGATCTTCATCATGCGACCCAAGATGGTGCGCAACATGTTCAACGAGCTATCCGACGGCGCGAAAAACGCCATCCTGCCGTGCTTCACCACCGCCAGCGAGGTCGGCTACGGTGCCGTCATCGCCTCCTTGGCTGTGTTCGCCGCGATCAAGTCCAGCATGTTCTCCATCGACGGCGACGCACTCCTGGTGGGTATTGCCGCAACCGGCGTGATCTCCGGCATCACCGGATCCTCCTCCGGCGGCCTATCCATCACGCTCGAAGCCTTCGCCGACCAGCTATCCACCATGGCTGTCGAGCAGGGCATCAGCCACGAAACCCTGCACCGTCTGATCGCTATGGCGTCCGTCTGCTTCGACTCCCTGCCCCACAACGGCGCCGTGCTGACCATACTGCTGGTGTGCAACATGACCCACAAGAAGTCCTACAAAGACATCGCAGCCGTCACCGTCGTTATCCCGTTGATCTCCCTGGCTGTTCTGGTCACCGGCGTGTACCTCCTCGGACTCGGCGGGTAG
- a CDS encoding TetR/AcrR family transcriptional regulator, translated as MSECATGEQGVGSTRERIVECARQLFSQNSFSAVSIRDIADAAGVSPSLVVKHCTSKERLFELTLDFSDSARALFAGPFDQLGRTAARETLLAPVDSPYSMVRILTVAGGSDSTLQAMGRRVEEDILSVVAERISAEAPGASPSPRLRAQQVVALLTGLSFMRRVGDPGFDAYEREELVDHYGSALQRLLDGC; from the coding sequence ATGAGTGAATGTGCCACGGGTGAGCAGGGGGTGGGTTCGACGCGTGAACGGATTGTCGAGTGCGCCAGGCAGTTGTTTAGCCAGAATTCTTTTTCGGCTGTGTCTATTCGGGATATTGCGGATGCAGCTGGTGTGAGTCCTTCGTTGGTGGTCAAGCACTGTACGAGTAAGGAGCGTTTGTTTGAGCTGACGTTGGATTTTTCTGATTCTGCGCGGGCGTTGTTCGCGGGGCCTTTTGATCAGTTGGGGCGGACGGCTGCGCGTGAGACGTTGTTAGCTCCGGTTGATTCGCCTTATTCGATGGTGCGTATTTTGACGGTTGCTGGGGGGTCGGATTCGACGTTGCAGGCGATGGGGCGTCGTGTGGAGGAAGATATTTTGTCTGTGGTTGCTGAGCGGATTTCTGCGGAGGCTCCGGGTGCGAGTCCGTCTCCGCGGTTACGCGCGCAGCAGGTTGTGGCGTTGTTGACTGGGTTGTCGTTTATGCGCAGGGTGGGTGATCCGGGGTTTGATGCGTATGAGCGCGAGGAGTTGGTGGATCACTATGGCAGTGCGTTGCAGCGCTTGCTGGATGGGTGTTGA
- the mmsB gene encoding 3-hydroxyisobutyrate dehydrogenase, which translates to MTRPNVAVIGLGNMGGPMAANLVKAGVTVNGFDVVDAAKTKAAEAGVTVHDTAVDAAQASDVIITMLPNGGLVAQVLIDIIDAVGDNAKTFVDCSTISVGEAQSNAEFVGARGHRYLDAPVSGGVAGAAAGTLAFMVGGNEEDLESIRPLLDIMGRSITLCGPVGTGEAAKLCNNMILGVQQIAVAEGLVMGQRLGLTSQAFFDVVSNSTGSCWALTTNCPAPGVLGNAPADNDYTPGFATDLIVKDLNLAMDSVEATGTDAQLGRLAAQIYSQLQADGLGAKDCSVIFDELKDRN; encoded by the coding sequence ATGACACGCCCCAACGTAGCCGTCATCGGCCTCGGCAACATGGGTGGCCCCATGGCCGCCAACCTCGTAAAGGCTGGCGTCACCGTCAACGGATTTGACGTCGTCGACGCCGCAAAAACCAAGGCAGCCGAAGCAGGCGTCACCGTGCATGACACCGCCGTCGACGCCGCGCAGGCCTCCGATGTCATCATCACCATGCTGCCCAACGGTGGCCTCGTCGCACAGGTTCTGATCGACATCATCGACGCCGTCGGTGACAATGCCAAGACCTTCGTCGACTGCTCAACCATCTCCGTAGGCGAAGCACAATCCAACGCTGAATTCGTTGGGGCCCGCGGCCACCGCTACCTCGATGCCCCCGTCTCCGGCGGCGTCGCAGGCGCCGCAGCCGGCACCCTCGCCTTCATGGTCGGCGGAAACGAGGAAGACCTCGAATCCATCCGTCCCCTCCTCGACATCATGGGCCGCTCCATCACCCTCTGCGGACCCGTCGGCACCGGCGAGGCCGCCAAACTGTGCAACAACATGATCCTCGGCGTCCAACAAATCGCCGTCGCCGAAGGCCTCGTCATGGGCCAGCGCCTAGGACTGACCTCCCAAGCGTTCTTCGACGTCGTGTCCAACTCCACCGGATCCTGCTGGGCACTGACCACCAACTGCCCCGCACCCGGAGTCCTCGGCAATGCCCCCGCCGACAACGACTACACCCCCGGCTTTGCCACCGACCTCATCGTCAAAGACCTCAACCTGGCGATGGACTCAGTCGAAGCCACCGGAACCGACGCACAACTAGGCCGCCTAGCAGCACAAATCTACAGCCAGCTGCAAGCCGACGGACTAGGTGCCAAAGACTGTTCCGTCATCTTCGACGAGCTCAAAGACCGCAACTAA
- a CDS encoding CoA-acylating methylmalonate-semialdehyde dehydrogenase, which yields MSNLIGHFINGERTPGNPNHTADVLCPSTGKVQAQVSLASTEEVNEVIELAASVQPKWAATNPQKRIRILMKWISLINANMDELATMLSLEHGKTFEDAKGDVIRGVDVLEFALSAPHMLKGEYSESVGTGIDTYSMRQPLGVVSGITPFNFPAMIPLWKAGPALASGNAFILKPSERDPSVPLRLAELFIEAGGPKGVFNVINGDKEAVDAILDSPTIKAVGFVGSTPIAQYIYERCAATGKRAQCFGGAKNHMLILPDADLDLVADALIGAAYGSAGERCMAISVAVPVGKETADNLRAKLEERIPSLKVGHSLDPDAAYGPLVCKPALDRVHKLIGEGVEAGADLVIDGREHGATDAEFNGESLTEGFFIGPSLFDNVTTDMSIYTEEIFGPVLCIVRANSFEEALALPNEHVYGNGVSIFTASGEAAREFASRVQVGMVGINVPIPVPVAYHTFGGWKASGFGDLNQHGPDSFRFYTKTKTVTSRWPRMTTGADFSMPVMD from the coding sequence ATGAGCAACCTAATCGGCCACTTCATCAACGGCGAGCGCACCCCCGGCAACCCCAACCACACCGCAGACGTACTCTGCCCCTCCACCGGCAAGGTCCAGGCACAGGTCAGCCTGGCGTCCACCGAGGAAGTCAACGAGGTCATCGAACTCGCCGCATCCGTCCAACCCAAGTGGGCTGCCACCAACCCCCAAAAGCGCATCCGCATCCTCATGAAGTGGATCAGCCTCATCAACGCCAACATGGATGAACTGGCCACCATGCTCTCCCTCGAGCACGGTAAAACCTTCGAAGATGCCAAGGGTGACGTCATCCGCGGCGTCGACGTCCTCGAATTCGCACTGTCCGCACCCCACATGCTCAAGGGTGAATACTCCGAGTCCGTCGGCACCGGCATCGACACCTACTCCATGCGCCAGCCCCTCGGCGTCGTTTCCGGCATCACCCCCTTCAACTTCCCGGCAATGATCCCGCTGTGGAAGGCCGGCCCCGCACTGGCATCCGGCAACGCCTTTATCCTCAAGCCCTCCGAGCGCGACCCCTCCGTCCCGCTGCGTCTCGCCGAACTGTTCATCGAAGCTGGCGGCCCCAAGGGTGTCTTCAACGTCATCAACGGCGATAAGGAAGCAGTCGACGCCATCCTCGACTCCCCCACCATCAAGGCCGTTGGCTTCGTCGGCTCCACCCCCATCGCGCAGTACATTTACGAACGCTGCGCAGCCACCGGCAAGCGCGCTCAGTGCTTCGGCGGCGCTAAGAACCACATGCTGATCCTCCCCGACGCCGACCTCGACCTCGTTGCCGACGCCCTCATCGGTGCCGCCTACGGCTCCGCCGGCGAACGCTGCATGGCCATCTCCGTCGCCGTCCCCGTCGGCAAGGAAACCGCCGACAACCTCCGCGCCAAGCTCGAAGAGCGCATCCCGAGCCTCAAGGTCGGCCACTCCCTCGACCCCGACGCCGCCTACGGCCCCTTGGTGTGCAAGCCCGCACTCGACCGCGTGCACAAGCTCATCGGTGAAGGCGTAGAAGCAGGCGCAGACCTCGTCATCGACGGTCGTGAGCACGGCGCCACCGACGCAGAATTCAACGGTGAATCCCTCACCGAAGGCTTCTTCATCGGCCCCAGCCTCTTCGACAACGTCACCACCGACATGAGCATCTACACCGAAGAAATCTTCGGCCCCGTGCTCTGCATCGTCCGAGCCAACAGCTTCGAAGAAGCACTCGCCCTGCCCAACGAACACGTCTACGGCAACGGTGTCTCCATCTTTACCGCCTCCGGTGAAGCCGCCCGCGAATTCGCATCCCGTGTCCAGGTCGGCATGGTCGGCATCAACGTTCCGATCCCTGTCCCGGTCGCGTACCACACCTTCGGTGGCTGGAAGGCCTCCGGCTTCGGCGACCTCAACCAGCACGGACCCGACTCCTTCCGCTTCTACACCAAGACCAAGACCGTCACCTCCCGCTGGCCCCGCATGACCACCGGCGCAGACTTCAGCATGCCGGTCATGGACTAA
- a CDS encoding YbjQ family protein, producing the protein MIVTTTNSVEGYTISQYLRVVAGETITGINAFKDLGAGLRNIVGGRSASYEGEAVMARENALAEMVTRAQELGADAIVGVALDYSTLGANGSMLMVTACGTAVKLQ; encoded by the coding sequence ATGATCGTCACAACCACCAACAGCGTCGAAGGCTACACCATCAGCCAATACCTCCGAGTCGTCGCCGGCGAAACCATCACCGGCATCAACGCTTTCAAAGACCTCGGCGCAGGCCTCCGCAACATCGTCGGCGGACGAAGCGCAAGCTACGAAGGGGAAGCAGTCATGGCCCGCGAAAACGCCCTCGCCGAAATGGTCACCCGCGCCCAAGAACTCGGCGCAGACGCAATCGTCGGCGTCGCCCTCGACTACAGCACCCTCGGAGCCAATGGCAGCATGCTCATGGTCACCGCCTGTGGCACCGCCGTCAAACTCCAATAA